The following are from one region of the Capsicum annuum cultivar UCD-10X-F1 chromosome 1, UCD10Xv1.1, whole genome shotgun sequence genome:
- the LOC107853834 gene encoding mitogen-activated protein kinase kinase kinase 20-like has protein sequence MDKWMKLFLLGAGSYGNVYYAVKFHSSSLSAEVAAVKCSDYHRTNSLELEAKILTTLKGCPNVIQSFESSVSMANGIPTYNLFLEYACGGSLHDLIINSKKGMMKMSELEVGFYAYQLLNGIQHVHKKGWIHCDIKPANILVFDNERGGMHKLKLADFGLSLRVDDGMAYMTGRPLSNRGTLLYAPQESLTCGYHSKAYDIWSIGCTVAEMMTGSRVWNSRGTKEYLEWQIMNKYPVIPSIVSENAKDFLHRCFIRDPLRRWTSEQLM, from the coding sequence ATGGATAAGTGGATGAAACTTTTCCTTCTTGGTGCTGGCTCTTACGGCAATGTCTATTATGCGGTGAAgttccattcttcttctttatctgcTGAAGTTGCTGCTGTTAAGTGTTCAGATTATCACCGTACGAATTCACTTGAACTTGAAGCGAAAATCTTGACAACTCTCAAAGGCTGTCCAAACGTGATCCAGTCCTTTGAATCATCCGTCAGCATGGCTAATGGTATTCCAACTTACAATCTGTTTCTTGAATATGCATGTGGTGGATCGCTCCATGATTTGATCATCAATTCGAAGAAAGGGATGATGAAGATGTCAGAATTGGAAGTAGGTTTCTACGCATATCAACTCTTGAATGGTATTCAACATGTTCATAAGAAAGGGTGGATTCATTGTGATATTAAACCTGCTAATATTTTAGTTTTCGACAATGAACGTGGTGGGATGCACAAATTGAAGCTGGCCGACTTTGGATTATCATTGAGAGTTGATGATGGGATGGCATATATGACTGGACGTCCATTGAGCAATCGCGGGACTCTACTTTATGCGCCTCAAGAATCTTTGACGTGTGGTTATCATTCCAAAGCTTATGATATATGGTCGATAGGGTGCACAGTGGCGGAGATGATGACTGGGAGTCGCGTTTGGAATAGTCGCGGTACAAAGGAATATTTGGAGTGGCAGATTATGAATAAATATCCCGTGATTCCGAGTATTGTTTCTGAGAATGCCAAAGATTTTTTGCACAGGTGTTTCATAAGGGATCCTCTAAGAAGATGGACGTCGGAACAGCTAATGTAA